Part of the Sodalinema gerasimenkoae IPPAS B-353 genome is shown below.
CGCCAGGAAGGTCGTCAGGAAGGTCGTCAGGAAGGTCGTCAGGAAGGTCGTCAGGAAGGACTACAGGAAGGACTGCTGGAGGCGACTCGGGTCGCGATCGCCGAGGTGCTGAGGGCGCGGTTTGGGGAGGTGCCGACGACGGGGCTGGAACGGGTGAATCAGATCCGGGATGAGTCCCAATTGCGACGGCTCCTGCAAGGGGCGGCGTCGTTGGAGTCTTGGGGGTCGTTTGAGGAACTGTTGGCGGAGTTGGGGTAGGTTCAGTCACTCCAGACGCTCGGTGTCTTAATCTGAGTGGGTTCGTTGATAGAGTGGGGGGAGTCTGTTGCGATCGCCGTCATGAAAACAGTACGGGCGAAAAATTTCCCCTCCTGGGAGGGGCAGGGGTGGGTTATGCCCGTACCGCATCTTTCTGTTGGAACCGAACTTGGTGGCGGAGTTAATTCCGGACTTCCCCCCGGACTGCCGCTTTGACTATTTTGCCCCAGTCCTGAAGGAGCGGGAACGCCGCTCGGATGGCTTGTTCCACATCCTGGTGTTATGGCCATCCTGGTGTTATGGCTCTGCCATGACACCGACCTGGGGCGGCTCTGCCGCCTGATCTGAGGAGGAGGCGCCCCAGAAGGCTCGTCGCTGGCTCAAGGCGGCACGGAGCGAGAGTTTGAGCGGCGGCTGGATTGGGTCGAGAGTAGAATGGTCAGTAAATTCCCTAAGTTGAGTGTCGTTCGAGAATGCCGGGAGGTTCAGTTGTGAGTCGAGAAACATCAATGACATTGAAACTCATGCCAATTTTGGAAAACGGCGATCGCCTCACTCGGACGGAGTTCGAGCGACGCTATCAGTTGTTGCCAGAGGTGAAGAAGGCGGAATTAGTGGAAGGAGTGGTTTATATGGCATCGCCAGTCAGAGCGAGACAACATGGCCGACCTCACGGCTTCATTATGGGCTGGTTAATGGTGTATGCAGCGGCTACCCCGAATAGTATGGTGTTGGACAATACAACAGTTCGTCTGGACTTGGACAATGAACCTCAACCCGATGCGCTCTTGCGCCTTGATGGGGGAGTGGGGGGACGCTCGCGGATTAGCGAGGACGACTATATTGAGGGTGCGCCGGAGTTGATTGTCGAGATTGCCGCGAGTACGGCATCCTACGACCTCCACGATAAGTTCCGAGCCTATCGTCGCAATGGAGTTCGGGAGTATCTGGTGTGGGTGGTTCTGGAGGAGGAGTTTCGCTGGTATGTGCTGGAGGAGGGGGACTATCGCCAGCAGGAGCCGGATGGTGCAGGTTGTCTGAGGAGTCCGTTTTTTCCGGGGTTGGTGTTGGACGTGAAGGCGCTGTTGGCGGGGGAGATGGGGCAGGTGTTGATGAGGTTACAGGAGGGGATGGGTTCGCCGGAACATGAGCGGTTTGTAGAGGTGTTGGGGTCGGGTCAGTAGTGGTGCTTAGGAGGGTCATTAGGATAAGTCACTCCAGACACTCGGTGTCTTAACCTGAGACAGTGACCTGATAGAGTGGGGGAAGTCTGTTGCGATCGCCGTCATGAAAACGGATAAACTGTTTTACCGCATCTTTCTGTTGGAACCGAACTTGGTGGCGGAGTTAATTCCGGGACTACCCCCAGACTGCCGCTTTGACTATTTTGCCCCAGTCCTGAAGGAACGGGAACGCCGCTTGGATGGTCTGTTGGTGCCCCTGGGGGATGACCCAAGTTTACCATTGGTGTTTCTGGAGGCCCAGATGCAAGGAGACCCTGGGTTTTATCGCCGTTTTTT
Proteins encoded:
- a CDS encoding Uma2 family endonuclease; the protein is MTLKLMPILENGDRLTRTEFERRYQLLPEVKKAELVEGVVYMASPVRARQHGRPHGFIMGWLMVYAAATPNSMVLDNTTVRLDLDNEPQPDALLRLDGGVGGRSRISEDDYIEGAPELIVEIAASTASYDLHDKFRAYRRNGVREYLVWVVLEEEFRWYVLEEGDYRQQEPDGAGCLRSPFFPGLVLDVKALLAGEMGQVLMRLQEGMGSPEHERFVEVLGSGQ